The following proteins come from a genomic window of Sorex araneus isolate mSorAra2 chromosome 1, mSorAra2.pri, whole genome shotgun sequence:
- the PTCD2 gene encoding pentatricopeptide repeat-containing protein 2, mitochondrial isoform X2 has protein sequence MDMLFVKGKYKSALEVLIQMKNQDVKFCKDTYVLAFAICYKLNNPESLKICTTLREEALIKGEVLSQRASCFAVALALNQNQVAKAASIFSHIMKSESIICTNLNIMIHVQSNMLETLIEILKEAAEGNLSKFVKRQKFSEEVLAKVREKVKDVPALLASFDELYGKLHESGQVTACSLDDLLCHIPRDRNARTVLFNKRTVSRRTFQPLNHSLWAE, from the exons ATGGATATGTTATTTGTCAAAGGCAAATACAAAA GTGCATTGGAAGTGTTGATTCAGATGAAAAACCAAGATGTTAAGTTCTGCAAAGATACCTATGTCCTTGCTTTTGCAATTTGCTACAAACTG AATAACCCGGAGTCCTTGAAGATCTGCACCACGTTAAGAGAAGAAGCCCTCATCAAAGGAGAAGTCCTTTCTCAGAGAGCTTCCTGCTTTGCCGTGGCGTTAGCTCTGAATCAG aaccAGGTGGCAAAAGCTGCATCCATTTTTTCTCATATTATGAAGTCAGAAAGCATAATCTGCACTAATTTAAAT ATCATGATCCACGTCCAGTCCAATATGTTGGAAACGCTGATAGAAATCCTAAAGGAAGCTGCAGAGggaaatttatcaaaatttgtGAAAAGGCAGAAGTTCTCAGAAGAAGTG CTGGCCAAAGTGAGGGAGAAAGTGAAGGACGTGCCTGCCCTTCTGGCCAGTTTTGATGAGCTCTATGGGAAACTGCACGAGAGTGGCCAAGTGACCGCCTGCAGTTTGGATGATCTGCTCTGCCACATCCCCAGGGACAGGAATGCCCGCACGGTCCTGTTCAATAAGAGGACAGTCAGCCGCCGCACCTTCCAGCCACTCAACCATTCCCTGTGGGCTGAGTGA